A region of Vitis riparia cultivar Riparia Gloire de Montpellier isolate 1030 chromosome 1, EGFV_Vit.rip_1.0, whole genome shotgun sequence DNA encodes the following proteins:
- the LOC117919743 gene encoding uncharacterized protein LOC117919743 — protein MASSQEPDDDFGVRVEKVFRSLKPVHSSDSTSLWSVSDTEVKKRDQNREGKKGTEKDEENDVVLGSEDREGLEAESGDGRREADGGFEDRGDGGVRGGVENAGAGDGEEWEIRSSIGMDRTLDDEEEEDLFDKVAVGRENAGDRIYMRDATDHGTGLNSHNVLTQSHDATKDPRIDHFAAQIGLKEDKVEAHNFNSPQSCCKSALDVKEPQHQESAHGGVKSILKRKGDTTIPKSQKRVKFDLSRNDYNEAPTRAKDFFSTDASLVEIEVSEDDSLLTRNTQGVPDYVLNSSKYTHYTLDSSSDVIEDSKSQACVELLEQMKRSKAEELGLELKDNSVDLPKSLTFIPKKKVCDAKVADSSSQKKNQDAGCKGSLHQTGFPIGIAAGEVHQTEAGIDEEPDTIPADKSPGFKNPSRHYRMKTTSDD, from the exons ATGGCGTCTTCTCAAGAGCCGGACGACGATTTCGGAGTCCGAGTCGAGAAGGTTTTCAGATCACTCAAGCCGGTTCATTCCTCTGACTCGACTTCGCTGTGGTCTGTTTCCGATACTGAGGTCAAAAAGCGGGACCAAAACCGGGAGGGAAAGAAAGGGACGGAGAAAGACGAggaaaacgacgtcgttttgggtTCGGAGGATCGGGAGGGTTTGGAGGCAGAGTCGGGGGACGGCCGGAGAGAGGCCGATGGTGGCTTCGAAGATCGCGGCGACGGCGGAGTTCGCGGTGGCGTGGAGAATGCTGGCGCGGGTGATGGGGAGGAGTGGGAGATCAGATCTTCGATAGGAATGGATCGAACGCTGGACGACGAG GAGGAAGAAGATCTGTTTGACAAAGTGGCAGTGGGCAGGGAAAATGCTGGCGATCGCATCTACATGAGAGATGCTACTGACCATGGGACTGGTTTAAACTCTCACAATGTTCTTACCCAATCACATGATGCCACCAAGGACCCACGAATTGACCACTTTGCTGCACAGATCGGGCTGAAAGAAGATAAAGTGGAAGCTCATAATTTTAACTCTCCTCAGTCTTGTTGTAAATCTGCTTTAGATGTCAAGGAGCCTCAGCATCAAGAATCTGcacatggtggtgtaaaatctatcttgaaaagaaaaggtgatACAACCATCCCCAAGTCCCAAAAACGTGTGAAGTTTGATCTTAGCAGAAACGATTATAACGAAGCACCAACAAGAgccaaagattttttttcaacaGATGCCAGCTTGGTAGAGATTGAAGTATCAGAAGATGACTCTCTGCTGACCAGAAATACTCAGGGAGTTCCAGATTATGTACTCAACTCTTCAAAATATACACACTATACTTTAGATTCCTCAAGTGATGTTATTGAAGATTCCAAAAGCCAGGCTTGCGTGGAGCTTCTTGAGCAGATGAAGAGGTCAAAGGCCGAGGAACTGGGTTTGGAGCTGAAGGATAATTCAGTTGATCTTCCCAAATCCCTAACCTTCATACCAAAGAAGAAGGTTTGTGATGCCAAAGTAGCTGATAGTAGCAGCCAAAAGAAAAATCAGGATGCTGGGTGCAAGGGATCCTTGCACCAAACCGGCTTCCCCATTGGCATTGCAGCTGGGGAAGTCCATCAAACCGAAGCTGGCATAGATGAAGAGCCAGACACAATCCCTGCTGATAAAAGCCCAGGTTTTAAGAATCCAAGCCGCCACTACCGGATGAAAACTACCTCTGATGACTGA